The Podospora bellae-mahoneyi strain CBS 112042 chromosome 7, whole genome shotgun sequence genome includes a window with the following:
- the DPB11_2 gene encoding protein kinase activating protein dpb11 (COG:L; EggNog:ENOG503NUFG), with protein MLKVPHMSAAHATRLSAFPLSVRYSVVVHAASCSYSPGKHKDPMEAGFDPAQPFRGVVICCTSIPPDLREDIASKTIELGGLHKYDLTPECTHLIVGNYDTAKYRHVARERPDIKPMATAWVEAVRDLWVRDAEIDFAALEKQWQMRAFERDGGTMDPNHPRGQLFCCTTGIEDPTARQEIANLIEANGGRYTGDLVKNVTHLIAQKPEGKKYYASKRWGQQTVSVEWVRDSVERGMILDERYYDPVLPPEERGVGAWNKERAQHAAMGKRLRENAAAQEDGKRKLRKTASMKLNSQRDNLWGDILGMGKPPQPETAEPFETAPQQPAPSASFQHVTQPSLSGPNPTKSMDTQGSKLSSFGRPDESGVFALCCFFIHGFSAKKTEMLLNTVASLGGMICHSLEEVSSASGAQMAHRFFIIPQDSPPEIQPKVPENVSIITEFYIEKCLHNKRFFHPADHVIGRPFPTFPIPGFEKLSICTSNFTGVDLNQIDKSIRQLGARYEERFTADISILVCPTLSGIRPQKLKLALEWKIPVVNADWLWKCISTGSIVPIRHFLFPELKQQDLQGPKHTMAHETPEATKGREKPKQAARDTVDKDLLSKSTATTKPTRRSDIDASAFAPEKTDTVAKPPRKRMAPEDSFLTTANTHFETAPTHHAPSESTKTPSNETPRAPLSEALPNCLNRPSSSSSASSRSGQAPETHKPLSRTRSEVADSEATDGDVGQSADTASPLHSIPEVEARKDNAEKLRAMRAEQERIALSEKLTSALLKRTTSTVIAVGSESAGLTADPLSSMEGDRQQPQVKRRKREILGRAISNVSAVSNISAASSAEQKDAENGSLGDKDKSQGPLVSSSQLHFEDPQSRKAKAVLLGKLTGSTVEGDGKLTAEQGFVTIGDLGGYGPSHNASSAGAGALPQRRTARRR; from the exons atgTTAAAAGTGCCCCACATGTCAGCTGCCCACGCGACGCGACTGTCCGCATTCCCGCTGTCCGTCAGATATTCTGTCGTCGTTCACGCAGCCTCATGCTCATACTCGCCGGGTAAACACAAAGATCCAATGGAGGCCGGCTTCGACCCAGCTCAACCTTTCCGGGGCGTTGTCATCTGCTGCACCAGCATCCCGCCCGACCTCAGG GAAGACATCGCCTCGAAAACGATCGAACTGGGAGGTCTCCACAAGTATGACCTCACCCCCGAATGCACACATCTGATCGTCGGAAACTACGACACCGCAAAGTACCGCCATGTCGCCAGAGAGCGCCCCGACATCAAGCCCATGGCTACTGCCTGGGTCGAGGCCGTCCGGGATCTCTGGGTGAGGGATGCCGAGATCGACTTTGCCGCCCTGGAAAAACAATGGCAGATGCGCGCCTTCGAGAGGGATGGAGGAACTATGGACCCAAACCATCCCCGCGGCCAGCTTTTCTGTTGCACAACTGGCATCGAGGACCCCACCGCCCGTCAGGAAATCGCAAATTTGATCGAAGCCAACGGCGGGCGCTACACTGGCGATCTCGTCAAGAACGTCACGCACCTGATTGCCCAGAAACCCGAAGGCAAGAAATATTACGCCTCCAAGAGATGGGGACAACAGACTGTGTCGGTCGAGTGGGTCAGAGACAGTGTCGAACGAGGCATGATCTTGGATGAGAGGTACTACGACCCTGTGTTGCCTCCGGAAGAAAGGGGTGTCGGTGCTTGGAACAAGGAACGGGCACAGCACGCTGCTATGGGGAAGCGGTTGAGAGAAAATGCCGCCGCCCAGGAAGATGGAAAGCGAAAGCTGCGCAAGACTGCCAGTATGAAGCTTAATAGTCAGAGAGATAACCTTTGGGGGGACATTTTAGGCATGGGCAAGCCACCACAGCCCGAGACCGCCGAACCTTTCGAGACCGCCCCGCAACAACCTGCTCCCTCAGCGTCTTTTCAGCATGTCACACAACCATCACTTTCAGGCCCAAATCCCACGAAGTCAATGGACACCCAAGGCTCAAAGCTCTCGTCTTTCGGTCGCCCCGATGAAAGCGGCGTGTTCGCCTTATGTTGCTTCTTCATCCATGGGTTCTCGGCCAAAAAGACCGAGATGCTTCTCAACACTGTGGCCTCTTTGGGGGGCATGATATGCCATTCTCTAGAAGAAGTTTCCTCGGCATCTGGTGCTCAGATGGCACATCGGTTCTTTATTATACCGCAGGACTCACCCCCCGAGATACAGCCAAAAGTCCCCGAGAACGTCAGCATCATTACCGAATTTTATATCGAGAAATGCCTCCACAACAAGCGCTTTTTCCACCCAGCAGACCATGTCATCGGGCGTCCATTCCCGACATTTCCCATTCCGGGTTTTGAGAAGCTCTCCATCTGCACGTCCAACTTCACTGGCGTTGACCTCAACCAGATCGACAAGTCCATCAGGCAATTGGGGGCGAGATACGAAGAGCGATTCACTGCCGATATCTCCATATTAGTCTGCCCGACGCTCTCTGGAATCAGGCCGCAGAAGTTGAAGCTTGCGTTGGAGTGGAAAATACCTGTTGTGAATGCCGATTGGTTGTGGAAATGCATATCTACGGGCTCTATTGTTCCGATCCGGCACTTCCTATTTCCAGAGCTAAAGCAGCAGGATTTGCAGGGCCCAAAGCACACCATGGCACATGAGACTCCCGAGGCCACGAAGGGCAGGGAGAAGCCCAagcaagcagcaagagacACGGTAGACAAGGACTTGTTGTCCAAGTCAACTGCCACGACCAAGCCTACACGTCGCTCAGATATCGATGCGTCAGCTTTTGCCCCTGAGAAGACGGACACAGTCGCTAAACCACCTAGAAAGAGAATGGCGCCAGAAGACTCCTTCTTGACGACGGCCAATACACACTTTGAAACAGCACCCACTCACCATGCTCCCAGCGAATCtaccaaaaccccctccaatGAGACACCCAGAGCGCCTCTCTCGGAAGCCTTACCCAACTGTCTGAATaggccctcttcctcctcctcggcttcttcaCGATCCGGACAGGCACCAGAAACTCACAAACCCCTTAGCCGCACACGCTCCGAAGTGGCCGATTCTGAGGCCACCGATGGCGATGTCGGGCAGTCAGCAGACACGGCCTCTCCCCTCCATTCTATACCCGAGGTAGAAGCACGCAAAGACAACGCAGAAAAGTTGCGGGCAATGCGTGCAGAACAGGAGCGTATTGCTCTGTCAGAAAAGCTAACATCCGCCCTTCTCAAGAGGACAACCAGCACAGTCATCGCCGTCGGGTCAGAGAGTGCCGGACTCACGGCTGACCCGTTGTCCTCCATGGAAGGTGACAGGCAGCAGCCACAAGTCAAGAGACGCAAGAGAGAGATCTTGGGCAGGGCCATCTCCAATGTGTCGGCCGTGTCCAACATATCGGCAGCTAGCAGCGCCGAGCAGAAGGATGCAGAAAATGGCTCGCTTGGGGACAAGGACAAATCACAGGGGCCGCTTGTGTCGAGCTCGCAGCTCCATTTTGAGGATCCGCAGTCGAGAAAGGCAAAGGCGGTGTTGCTTGGTAAACTGACGGGGAGCActgtggagggggatgggaagttGACGGCAGAGCAAGGCTTTGTCACGATTGGCGATTTGGGTGGTTATGGGCCCTCCCATAACGCTTCGAGtgctggggctggggctcTGCCGCAGAGGAGGACTGCGAGGAGAAGGTAG
- the DPB11_1 gene encoding protein kinase activating protein dpb11 (COG:L; EggNog:ENOG503NUFG): protein MPPPPPPSGFTFTFSPNLSAYNVTVGDLLEVRRPHVPLLKHLATGALVFSHDDHILLIQRAPDDSMPLKWEIPGGACDVEDETVLHGLARELWEESGLLMIHAVELVSKDVFLTRRGRTVEKMTFEAEVQTPSTSERPVVTLDPQEHVRFLWATEEECRAGKAIWDGEKVTIDFTTKDQHRVIMTGFKIRRERKQL, encoded by the coding sequence atgccaccaccacctccgccgtCAGGCTTCACCTTCACATTTTCACCAAACCTCTCCGCCTACAATGTTACAGTTGGCGACCTCCTCGAGGTCCGTCGGCCTCATGTGCCGCTCCTCAAACACCTAGCAACCGGTGCCCTGGTATTTTCGCACGATGACCACATCCTGCTCATCCAGCGCGCCCCAGACGACTCGATGCCACTCAAATGGGAGATTCCCGGCGGTGCTTGTGACGTTGAAGATGAGACTGTCTTGCATGGGCTGGCGAGGGAATTGTGGGAGGAGAGCGGGCTTCTCATGATACATGCGGTCGAGCTGGTATCAAAAGATGTGTTTCTAACGCGAAGGGGGAGAACTGTAGAGAAGATGACATTCGAGGCAGAGGTGCAAACCCCAAGCACATCTGAGAGACCGGTGGTGACACTTGACCCTCAGGAGCATGTGCGGTTCCTCTGGGCTACCGAGGAAGAGTGTCGGGCGGGCAAGGCCATCTGGGACGGGGAGAAAGTGACCATCGATTTTACCACCAAGGATCAACATCGAGTTATCATGACTGGGTTCAAGAtcaggagagagaggaagcaGCTGTAG
- a CDS encoding hypothetical protein (COG:C; EggNog:ENOG503P1S0) yields the protein MSSLPLSMKTLLQLSPQSPSLTLTTSPLPVPSHPSDVLIKVYTTAPCKGELTWAAVFPDVIPSTKTPVPSQDLAGVIVSLPPGYTGGFKPGDKVYCRIEATRPGAAREYALARLSELALIPKNLGWIRAAATPLSSLTAWQALFTHGGLNKEGLLKGKNPAREENAKKRVLITGATGGVGSWAVQLAALAGCEVVGLCGPNKIAHVKELGASEGVNYKETSLRQWASPEREVDVVLDMVGGKTLEGCWFAIKDQGKMVSICAPPESARPSHLVGKEGVNSNFFIVEPLGEDLTEIGQLIEAGKVRPTVDSVWSFEEYGAAFERLESGQTTGKVVLRVADFDE from the coding sequence ATGTCTTCGCTACCACTGTCAATGAAGACTCTTCTCCAACTGTCGCCTCAGTCTCCTTCCCttaccctcaccacctcaccgTTGCCCGTaccttctcatccttctgACGTGCTCATCAAAGTATACACTACCGCGCCCTGCAAAGGCGAGCTCACCTGGGCTGCCGTATTCCCAGATGtgatcccctccaccaaaacccCCGTGCCCTCTCAAGATCTCGCAGGTGTCATTGTCTCCTTGCCCCCCGGATACACCGGAGGGTTCAAGCCAGGGGACAAAGTCTACTGCCGAATCGAGGCGACCCGTCCCGGTGCGGCCCGCGAATACGCACTTGCCCGTCTTTCAGAGCTGGCACTGATACCAAAGAACTTGGGATGGATCCGGGCAGCTGCAACGCCTTTGAGCTCGCTGACCGCTTGGCAAGCCTTGTTTACACATGGTGGCCTGAATAAAGAAGGCCTTCTTAAAGGAAAAAATCCTGCTAGAGAGGAGAACGCAAAAAAACGAGTGCTCATTACGGGGGCgactggtggtgttggcagTTGGGCAGTACAGCTTGCTGCTCTGGCGGGATGCGAAGTGGTAGGGCTCTGCGGACCGAATAAAATTGCCCACGTGAAGGAATTGGGAGCAAGTGAGGGGGTGAACTATAAGGAAACTTCTCTTCGGCAATGGGCGTCGCCTGAAAGGGAGGTTGACGTCGTTTTGGACATGGTTGGAGGGAAGACGTTGGAGGGCTGTTGGTTCGCTATCAAAGATCAGGGCAAGATGGTCAGTATCTGCGCTCCTCCTGAAAGTGCTAGGCCAAGCCATCTTGTTGGAAAGGAGGGTGTGAACAGCAATTTCTTCATCGTTGAGCCTCTTGGGGAAGACTTGACGGAGATTGGACAACTGATCGAGGCAGGCAAAGTCAGGCCGACGGTGGATAGCGTTTGGTCGTTTGAGGAGTACGGGGCGGCCTttgagaggttggagagcgGGCAGACGACGGGAAAAGTTGTCCTTCGAGTTGCTGACTTCGACGAGTGA
- a CDS encoding hypothetical protein (COG:O; MEROPS:MER0080922; EggNog:ENOG503PD1H), whose protein sequence is MAFSLLLSASVLLLSSTFSGHAVASSLPFTNTTIPPTNVSIPHTHAPIKLINSSLIAHDDGCVHLPIVHSTNANHFSKKRGVQLQLANRSDIAYYAQLSIGTPPQPVFVQLDTGSFELWVNPDCTTVQGADAAFCQQVGRYDGNTSSTAKSLGTTKTLKYGIGTANITYFEDTITLAGTATALQAVQFGVATATEDTFSGILGIGYGKGIATKYKNFVDQLVAQNAIRAKAYTLALGSKEEKEGVIVFGGVDPSKFAGPLAKLPIIDANNSPDQVPRFWVNMNSIAITPPNNDTKVYEGSKMPVFLDSGSTMTLLPPDLAATIAKDFGADKEDDNGFYRIDCGLTSMNGTLDFSFNGLKIRVPYKEMIREVPSNPPACFLGITPSKKFTLLGDTFLRSAYVVFDLETDSIWMTQAISCGSTPAALGSVNDLSMVVGACGLTAEPAVTVSSAGGTTATPGVGVGGGGTGSDTNGASATVSTVVVPESPPGATSTAGSPVTSSSSRCHPMAVVTMAFALLALANMG, encoded by the exons ATGGCATTTTCCTTGCTCCTTTCCGCATCCGTATTGCTCCTCTCCTCGACTTTTAGCGGCCATGCGGTAGCTTCCTCCTTGCCATTCACAAACACCACTATACCACCAACAAATGTCTCGataccacacacacatgccCCGATAAAGCTCATAAACTCGTCGCTAATAGCGCATGACGACGGCTGCGTTCATCTGCCCATCGTTCACTCAACCAATGCCAACCACTTTTCCAAGAAGCGTGGTGTTCAGCTCCAGTTAGCTAACCGGTCTGACATCGCGTACTACGCCCAAC TGAGCATTGgtacaccaccacagccggTTTTCGTGCAGTTGGATACAGGATCATTTGAGCTGTGGGTGAATCCAGATTGTACCACCGTCCAGGGCGCCGACGCAGCATTCTGCCAGCAAGTCGGCCGGTACGATGGCAATACATCTTCGACAGCCAAATCTCTGGGGACCACCAAGACGTTGAAGTATGGCATCGGTACTGCCAACATCACGTATTTTGAAGACACCATCACTCTTGCCGGGACAGCCACCGCCCTCCAGGCCGTCCAGTTTGGCGTGGCCACCGCAACAGAAGATACCTTCTCGGGTATTCTGGGTATTGGGTATGGGAAGGGCATTGCCACCAAATACAAAAACTTTGTCGATCAGCTTGTTGCCCAGAACGCTATCAGAGCAAAGGCATACACCCTCGCGTTGGGTAGtaaagaggagaaggaaggagtcattgtgtttggtggtgttgaccCCTCGAAATTCGCCGGTCCTTTGGCCAAGCTGCCTATTATTGATGCCAACAACTCACCGGACCAAGTGCCTCGTTTCTGGGTCAACATGAATTCGATTGCTATCACGCCACCCAACAACGATACGAAAGTGTACGAGGGCAGCAAGATGCCCGTGTTCCTGGACTCCGGGTCGACAATGACACTGCTTCCACCCGATCTTGCAGCGACGATCGCGAAGGACTTTGGGGCAGACAAAGAGGATGACAACGGGTTTTACCGCATCGACTGCGGTTTGACATCCATGAACGGAACCCTGGACTTCTCCTTCAATGGACTCAAGATCAGAGTCCCGTACAAGGAGATGATCAGAGAGGTACCCAGCAACCCGCCTGCGTGCTTCTTGGGCATTACACCAAGCAAGAAGTTTACGCTTTTGGGGGACACATTTCTACGGTCTGCTTATG TCGTGTTCGACCTCGAGACAGACTCTATTTGGATGACGCAAGCTATAAGCTGCGGTTCCACCCCTGCGGCACTTGGTAGCGTTAACGATCTgtccatggtggtgggcgcGTGCGGTTTGACAGCTGAACCAGCGGTGACCGTTTCGAGTGCTGGCGGCACAACGGCGACccctggtgttggtgttggtggtggtggtactggATCGGATACGAACGGGGCCTCTGCGACAGTCTCCACGGTTGTGGTGCCTGAATCGCCACCAGGTGCAACCTCGACAGCAGGGTCACCAGTTACTTCATCAAGTTCAAGATGTCATCCGATGGCGGTCGTTACCATGGCTTTTGCCCTCTTGGCCCTGGCGAACATGGGTTGA
- a CDS encoding hypothetical protein (EggNog:ENOG503NYGC; COG:G; CAZy:GH17) has product MRAFTTLAAVAGVLASGASAENYLGFNSGSTKADHSAKFKADFLQEFKTAQNLESAPGTFNAVRLYTNIQAYSKDDPISAFEAAVETKTKILLGVWTSGTDSIANELNALKKAIDKYGKSFTDLVIGMSIGSEDLYRISETGIKNEAGVGAGPDVLLKFISDYKKSVAGTALAKVPIGHVDTWDAYTNATNKAVVDALDWVGVDEYPYYESGKGNHIKNSGKLFDRAYDAVAAAVGDKPIWITETGWPASGPDWDEAEATVANAKYYWQEIGCRKLFNKVPTFWYNLRDSNPDNKMQFAITKDLSTKPLFDLTCPTTFDTPTGTSASTASATGSQTSVSAPGSSATGGAGSTGGSTDSGSSGTGTDSEASNQDDVVEGSASLGKGLSAVTIAGLALVAGVFALF; this is encoded by the coding sequence ATGCGCGCTTTCACAACTCTGGCAGCTGTGGCTGGCGTCCTCGCCTCGGGCGCCTCCGCTGAGAACTATCTCGGTTTCAACTCAGGATCCACCAAGGCCGACCACTCGGCCAAGTTCAAGGCCGACTTCCTCCAGGAGTTCAAGACCGCTCAGAACCTCGAGAGCGCCCCAGGAACATTCAACGCTGTGCGTTTGTACACCAACATCCAGGCCTACTCCAAGGACGACCCCATCTCGGCCTTCGAGGCCGCCGTGgagaccaagaccaagatcCTTCTCGGTGTCTGGACCTCGGGCACCGATAGTATCGCCAACGAGCTCAACGCCCTGAAGAAGGCCATCGACAAGTATGGCAAGTCTTTTACCGACCTGGTCATCGGCATGTCCATCGGCAGCGAGGATCTATACCGCATCTCCGAGACCGGTATCAAGAACGAGGCGGGCGTCGGTGCTGGCCCTGACGTCCTGCTCAAGTTCATCAGCGATTACAAGAAGTCGGTTGCCGGGACTGCTCTCGCCAAGGTCCCCATCGGTCACGTCGACACCTGGGATGCCTacaccaacgccaccaacaaggccgTAGTCGACGCTCTCGactgggttggtgttgatgagtACCCCTACTATGAGAGCGGTAAGGGCAACCACATCAAGAACTCGGGCAAGCTTTTCGACCGCGCCTACGAtgccgttgctgccgctgttggTGACAAGCCTATCTGGATTACCGAGACTGGTTGGCCCGCTTCCGGCCCTGACTGGGATGAGGCCGAGGCCACCGTCGCCAACGCCAAGTATTATTGGCAGGAGATCGGCTGCCGCAAGCTCTTCAACAAGGTCCCCACTTTCTGGTACAACCTCCGTGACTCCAACCCCGATAACAAGATGCAGttcgccatcaccaaggatCTCTCCACCAAGCCTCTCTTTGACCTCACCTGCCCCACCACCTTTGACACCCCCACCGGTACTTCTGCTTCTACCGCTAGCGCCACCGGCTCCCAGACCAGCGTGAGCGCCCCCGGCAGCTCTGCCACTGGCGGTGCCGGCAGCACTGGTGGAAGCACTGACTCCGGCTCTTCCGGGACTGGCACCGACTCCGAGGCTTCCAACCaggatgatgtcgtcgagggCAGTGCTTCCCTCGGCAAGGGCCTCTCGGCTGTCACCATCGCCGGCCTGGCTCTCGTTGCCGGTGTCTTCGCTCTCTTCTAA
- a CDS encoding hypothetical protein (EggNog:ENOG503PXG8) → MSHPTSGQSPSGSVPSQPPKSEAYNAGANANPSAAPMHLRHPMTRNLSEFAVGDTPLATASPTANAPGTDYLTCRRNPYNEASGKPTAGSLGRGVHGGKPTSERERRATHYEGEGGEALQNENEDAQGKMETYGEGKVADAVERTRRRDTSGEPHGRVRGEVSFLGEDGDLERMKARQEVERTQIKKMRERGEDVDGRGGKEERKPSVEV, encoded by the coding sequence ATGTCACACCCCACCTCTGGCCAGTCCCCCTCGGGCTCCgtcccttcccaaccccccaaatcAGAAGCATACAACGCCGGTGCCAATGCCAACCCCAGCGCCGCCCCGATGCACCTCCGACATCCCATGACACGCAACCTCTCCGAGTTCGCGGTAGGCGACACACCCCTCGCAACGGCCTCTCCCACGGCTAACGCCCCTGGGACTGACTACCTCACCTGCCGCCGCAACCCTTACAACGAGGCTTCTGGCAAACCCACGGCGGGGTCCCTCGGGCGAGGCGTTCACGGCGGAAAGCCCACTAGCGAGCGGGAGAGAAGAGCTACACACtacgagggcgagggtggggaggcgTTACAGAACGAGAATGAGGATGCTCAGGGCAAGATGGAGACTTACGGCGAGGGCAAGGTTGCTGATGCGGTGGAACGTACGAGACGTAGGGATACGAGTGGCGAGCCGCATGGGCGAGTGAGGGGGGAAGTGAGCTTCTTGGGGGAGGACGGCgatttggagaggatgaaggcAAGGCAGGAAGTCGAGCGGACGCAAATCAAGaagatgagggagaggggggaggatgtaGATGGTCGgggcgggaaggaggagaggaagccgAGTGTGGAAGTTTAA